The nucleotide sequence GCGGTCCTGGAACGTCGCGTGCAACCACGCGAGCCCGGTCGGGAAGATCGGCGCGAACGCGAAGCCCGCCAGCGCGTAGGCGTACGGCGCGATTCCGTCGACGTGCGCCGCGGCGAGCGCGACGGCGGCGAGCGCCGACGCGCCCACCACCAGCGTCCCGGGCCGCACGCGGGCGCTGATCGGCGTCGCGAGGAGCCGCCCGACCGTCAACGCCCCCCAGTAGAAGCTGACGTGCAGCGCCGCGGTGCGTTCCCCCACCAGCGGCGCGAGGTGCGTCGCCTCCCACGCGCCCACCCCCGCCTCGCCGGTGACGTACAGGACGTACAGCGCCAGGAATCCCGCCGCCGCCGCCCACGGCACCGCACCGGCCGCCCCGGCGGGGCGACGGTCCGGTTCGCGCAGGCCGGGCACCAACACCAGCAGGACGCCCCCCACCGCCGCGACCGCCAGCATCGGCATGCGCAGGTCGCCCCCGACCGCCGCCAACGCCGCCGGCCCGACGACCGACCCGAGACCGAACGTCGCGTTCAGGAGGTTCAGGGCCGGCGCGGCGTTCGGCGCGAACGCCCGCGCGACCCACAGGTTCATCGCGACGTCCACCAGGCCGAACCCCAGCCCCCCGAGCGCCGCCCCCACCAGGAGGGTCGGGACGCCGGACGCGAAGGCGACCGTCGTCGCGCCCGCCGCCAGGACCGCGGCGCCGGCCGCGAGGGGACGGCGGTACCCGGTCCACGCCAACAGGGGCCCCGCCAACGCGATCGTCAGGAAACTCCCCGCGAAGTGCAGCGCGACGGTCTGGCCCAGCACGTCGAGGCCGACGTCCAGGCGGGCGGCGAGGAACGGCAGCGCGGGACCGTACAGCGCCTGGAGGGCCCCGATGACGAAGAAGGCGGTGAAGCCGGCGAGCAGGAGGCGCCGGCCGGCCGGGTCGCGAAGGGTGAGCGCCACGAAGGCCGATGCTACCCGGTGGGCCACGCCGTCCGGGCGGCGGCCGGTATACTCCGGGGCCGTGCAGCCTGGAGGTGCCACGTGACCCACGACCCCGCCCACCCCGCGACCCCCGCCGAGGGGTCGGGCTCGGCCGACGCCCTGCCGCCCCGCACCGACGCGCAACGCGAGCAGGCGGCGTGGATCGACGACCTCCGGCGCCGCTACGTCGCGTTCTTCGAAGCCAAGGACCACCTGCACCTCCCGTCCGCCCCCGTCCGCAGCGACGACCCGACGTTGATGTTCACGTCGGCGGGCATGGTGCAGTTCAAGCCGTACTTCCTCGGCGCCACCCCGAAGTTCGCGGGGCACGAGGGCGTCCACCACCGCGCCGTCACGGCGCAGACGTGCCTGCGCATCAACGACATCGAGAACGTCGGGCGGACCCTGCGGCACCATTCGTTCTTCGAGATGCTCGGGAACTTCAGTTTCGGCGACTACTTCAAGTCCGACGCCGCAGCGTGGGCGTGGGCGTTCCTGACGCACGAGCTCGGCTTCGATCCCGAGCGCCTGTACGTCACGATCTACGACGACGACGACGAAGCGTTCGCGGTGTGGCACGACGAGGTCGGCGTCCCCGCCGACCGCATCAGCCGCTGGGGCGAGGACGAGAACTTCTGGCCCGCCAACGCCGTCAGCGAAGGCCCCAACGGCCCGTGCGGGCCGTGCTCGGAGGTGTTCTTCGATCGCGGCGAGGCGTACGGTTCGCCGGGCGAGAACGGCCCGAACGAGGGGAGCGGCGACCGCTTCATCGAGATCTGGAACCTCGTGTTCACGCAGTTCGACCGGCAGGACGGCGGCCGCCTCGAACCGCTCCCGCAGCAGAACATCGACACCGGCCTCGGCTTCGAACGCCTCGTCGCGGTGCTCGCCGACGCGGAGGACGCCTACGCGACGGAGCTGTTCCAACCCACCATCCGCGAGGTCGCGCGCCGCTCCGGCGTGCCGTACGCGGGGACGGAGAGCCTCTCGCACCGGGTGATCGCCGACCACCTGCGCGCCGTCTGTTTCGCGGTCCTCGACGGCGTCCTCCCCGCGAACGACGGGGCGGGCTACGTCGTCAAGATGCTGCTGCGCCGCGCCAGCCGCCACGCCTGGTTGCTCGGCCTCAAGGAACCGGTCCTGCACGCCCTCGTGCCGGCGGTCGTGCAGGCGATGGGCGACGCCTACCCGAGGCTCCGCGACGGCCAGGAACGCATCGCGGCGATCGTGCGCGGCGAGGAGGCGCAGTTCCTGCGGACCCTCGAGGCCGGCATGGAGCGCGTCGGGCACCTCCTGGACGCCCTCGAGGGCGACGTCCTGCCCGGCGACGTCGCGTTCGACCTGTGGGAGACCCACGGCTTCCCGCTCGACCTCACCCGCGACGTCGCCGAGGAGCGCGGCGTCACGGTCGACGCCGACGGGTACGCCGCGGCCCGCGAAGCGGCGCGCGAGCGCTCCCGGGCCGGCAGCGGCGACGCCGCCCTGTTCGACGCCGGCGGGGACGCCTTCGGACGCATCGCCGCGGCGCACGGCGAGACGGCGTTCACGGGCTACGACGCCGACGCGGCCGACGCCACCCTCGTGGGCCTCGTCGACGGCGACGCGGAGGTCGACGCGCTCGGGGAGGGCCGCCGCGGAGCGGTGGTCCTCGACCGCACGCCCTGCTACCCCGAGGGGGGCGGGCAGATCGGGGACGCCGGGACGCTCACCTGGCCGGGGGGGAGCGCCACGGTGCGGACCACGCGGCGGACGCCGCACGGGCTGATCGTGCACGAGGTAGACGTCGTGCGCGGCACGCTGCACGGCGGGCAGCGCGTCGACGTGCAGGTCGACCCGCAGCGCCGCGAGACCGAGAAGCACCACAGCGCCACGCACCTGCTGCACGCCGCGCTGCGCAGCGTCGTCGGGACGCACGTCGCGCAGGCCGGTTCGCTCGTCGCGCCCGACCGCCTACGCTTCGACGTCTCCCACCCCGACGCGTTGACGCCGGAGCAGCTCGCGCAGGTCGAGACCCTCGTGAACCGGTGGATCCAAGCGGA is from Trueperaceae bacterium and encodes:
- a CDS encoding MFS transporter, encoding MALTLRDPAGRRLLLAGFTAFFVIGALQALYGPALPFLAARLDVGLDVLGQTVALHFAGSFLTIALAGPLLAWTGYRRPLAAGAAVLAAGATTVAFASGVPTLLVGAALGGLGFGLVDVAMNLWVARAFAPNAAPALNLLNATFGLGSVVGPAALAAVGGDLRMPMLAVAAVGGVLLVLVPGLREPDRRPAGAAGAVPWAAAAGFLALYVLYVTGEAGVGAWEATHLAPLVGERTAALHVSFYWGALTVGRLLATPISARVRPGTLVVGASALAAVALAAAHVDGIAPYAYALAGFAFAPIFPTGLAWLHATFQDRSEAVASAALAAATLGPAVTSGAIGFSVERFGPGVVPTLLAGVAAALLATAATLRARVGRG
- the alaS gene encoding alanine--tRNA ligase; amino-acid sequence: MTHDPAHPATPAEGSGSADALPPRTDAQREQAAWIDDLRRRYVAFFEAKDHLHLPSAPVRSDDPTLMFTSAGMVQFKPYFLGATPKFAGHEGVHHRAVTAQTCLRINDIENVGRTLRHHSFFEMLGNFSFGDYFKSDAAAWAWAFLTHELGFDPERLYVTIYDDDDEAFAVWHDEVGVPADRISRWGEDENFWPANAVSEGPNGPCGPCSEVFFDRGEAYGSPGENGPNEGSGDRFIEIWNLVFTQFDRQDGGRLEPLPQQNIDTGLGFERLVAVLADAEDAYATELFQPTIREVARRSGVPYAGTESLSHRVIADHLRAVCFAVLDGVLPANDGAGYVVKMLLRRASRHAWLLGLKEPVLHALVPAVVQAMGDAYPRLRDGQERIAAIVRGEEAQFLRTLEAGMERVGHLLDALEGDVLPGDVAFDLWETHGFPLDLTRDVAEERGVTVDADGYAAAREAARERSRAGSGDAALFDAGGDAFGRIAAAHGETAFTGYDADAADATLVGLVDGDAEVDALGEGRRGAVVLDRTPCYPEGGGQIGDAGTLTWPGGSATVRTTRRTPHGLIVHEVDVVRGTLHGGQRVDVQVDPQRRETEKHHSATHLLHAALRSVVGTHVAQAGSLVAPDRLRFDVSHPDALTPEQLAQVETLVNRWIQADLAVGAREVALADAREAGAMMLFGEKYGDTVRMVTMAGDADAAPDAAAEAAVSVELCGGTHVARTGRIGMLWITGEEAVSAGVRRVHAVAGEAALAHVRTLRERGAAVAAQLGVRPDQLAERATKLQQELKDARRETDRLREALAEARTGGGDGVQGRDVAGVGTVVVVSVPDLDGGALRNAADTAASRSGADVVALASGTSFVVRTSEAARERGVKAGDLARTLATRAGGGGGGRPDMAQAGAKDEAALRAVMDAFETGELDAELFGG